A window of the Falco rusticolus isolate bFalRus1 chromosome 1, bFalRus1.pri, whole genome shotgun sequence genome harbors these coding sequences:
- the SSH2 gene encoding protein phosphatase Slingshot homolog 2 isoform X3, producing MFILLRPEDNIRLAVRLESTYQNRTRYMVVVSTNGRQDTEESIVLGMDFSSNDSSTCTMGLVLPLWSDTLIHLDGDGGFSVSTDNRVHIFKPVSVQAMWSALQSLHKACEVARINNYYPGSLFLTWVSYYESHINSDQSSVNEWNAMQDVQSHRPDSPALFTDVPTERERTERLIKTKLREIMMQKDLENITSKEIRTELEMQMVCNLREFKEFIDNEMIVILGQMDSPTQIFDHVFLGSEWNASNLEDLQNRGVRYILNVTREIDNFFPGLFEYHNIRVYDEEATDLLAYWNDTYKFISKAKKTGSKCLVHCKMGVSRSASTVIAYAMKEYGWNLDRAYDYVKERRTVTKPNPSFMRQLEEYQGILLASKQRHNKLWRSHSDSDLSDHHEPICKSGLELNKKEITTSADQISEAKTNDNQQPMSPIYSAELDREQQLPEDANMIEEMCVKEGRIHLEFTCRDFHTEQMEDKLNLNNINGCTAGCCVDSVPPDNCHASEALMQLQHPLEITEFPDLTVDDLEKDALKPDMNVHLVPMEEFTSCLKDFPQSPNQNSPSLHQNPQPTVTDLSTDRIDFFSALEKFVELSQESRSRTCSHSRAEEQGSGRNGVSRVPVLEVSPAADGGVDARRNSSGNSPQASDDSSTDEEQQKDVPELPSTGHLTRSHSENAISVKEIITEIESINQGAGPAQQKEGSANLAQTPKRNTVHDLPVEAIWASEKVEQSEGASAGHQEKEKDPLQAEQEAAPSLQAASGKSDLEEGSPGGEQQEPHGSINPKPKWCPGSVRRATLEFEERLRQEQEHQHASPVCVLPTRKNSRNDSPAAELLLRGKSEELPLELAPEGDKVQGPGTEELLPPPGAGLPAPLASPALESSPAEPSPEQGGMAQECRTVVSFDGTEEPSLPSLPTKRIEIIEYAPPVKSAERPDASCEQSGLATATPSLDENLNPSLCSEKAPTCLRALTLVNLSLPEHAVHKQATSTAGSPSKEGAGLSVHLGAASPSAQVTSTPSASLDRSSYPYVIHLEGVTEQSTGTDDEPVTPCGVEGDATLPFRDEPKPLCRGGASTSRQLSGKDFTSQCAENMDLVDISFLCYGLPHSSSSRSVEERSNSPGLVKQRAKEIEARIRHAGLTTPSHMKRSASLAKLDCLDLSKDDLSERESASSDANPVLLTCVALSRGFREGSLERGSESACGKHRLSSPEPAKHFVEQLRTAECIAQSKPVERPLAQYAKECGSSQQSLFSGTDPTWTSSEESPPLLQVQVLDSLSLARGLAVAPRQQHGRTHPLRRLKKTNDKKRTTNPLYNTM from the exons ATGTTCATACTGCTCCGCCCAGAAGACAACATCAGACTG GCTGTAAGACTGGAAAGTACCTACCAGAACCGCACTAGATACATGGTGGTAGTGTCCACCAACGGCAGACAAGACACTGAAGAGAGCATTGTCCTAGGAATGGATTTCTCTTCCAATGACAG TAGCACTTGTACAATGGGCTTGGTGCTGCCGCTGTGGAGTGACACCTTGATCCACCTGGATGGGGATGG AGGCTTCAGCGTATCAACAGATAACAGGGTTCATATATTCAAGCCAGTGTCTGTACAGGCGATGTG gTCTGCTCTGCAGAGTTTACATAAAGCTTGTGAGGTGGCACGGATCAACAATTACTACCCAGGGAGCCTCTTCCTCACATGGGTCAGTTACTATGAGAGCCATATCAACTCGGACCAGTCGTCAGTCAACGAGTGGAATGCCATGCAAGATGTCCAGTCCCACCGGCCCGACTCGCCCGCCCTCTTCACTGACGT CCCAACTGAGCGGGAGCGCACGGAACGGCTAATTAAAACTAAGTTAAGGGAGATCATGATGCAGAAAGATCTGGAGAATATCACGTCAAAAGAG aTACGCACCGAGCTGGAGATGCAGATGGTCTGTAACCTGCGAGAGTTCAAAGAGTTCATTGACAATGAAATGATAGTGATCCTTGGGCAGATGGACAGCCCCACGCAGATATTTGATCATGTCTTTTTG GGCTCGGAATGGAATGCCTCCAATTTGGAAGATTTGCAGAACAGAGG GGTGCGGTATATTTTGAATGTGACTCGAGAGATAGATAACTTCTTCCCTGGGCTCTTTGAATACCATAATATTCGGGTATATGATGAAGAAGCAACAGATCTTCTGGCTTACTGGAATGACACTTACAAATTCATCTCCAAGGCAAA GAAAACCGGTTCTAAGTGTCTGGTGCACTGCAAGATGGGAGTGAGCCGCTCGGCATCCACGGTGATCGCCTACGCCATGAAGGAGTACGGCTGGAACCTGGACAGGGCTTACGACTACGTGAAGGAACGGCGCACCGTCACCAAGCCCAACCCCAGCTTTATGCGACAGCTGGAGGAATATCAAGGGATCCTGCTGGCCAG cAAACAGCGGCACAATAAACTGTGGCGCTCGCATTCAGACAGCGACCTCTCAGACCATCACGAGCCCATCTGCAAGTCTGGGCTGGAGCTGAACAAAAAGGAGATCACCACCTCAGCTGACCAGATCTCAGAGGCAAAGACCAATGACAACCAGCAGCCGATGTCTCCCATCTACTCAGCTGAGCTAgacagggagcagcagctcccagaggATGCAAACATGATCGAGGAGATGTGTGTGAAGGAGGGAAGGATCCACCTAGAGTTTACGTGTCGAGATTTCCACACTGAGCAGATGGAGGACAAGCTGAACCTGAACAACATCAATGGCTGTACAGCAGGATGTTGTGTAGACTCTGTCCCCCCCGATAACTGCCATGCTTCTGAGGCCTTAATGCAACTCCAGCACCCCTTGGAAATAACAGAGTTTCCTGATTTGACGGTGGATGACCTAGAAAAAGATGCTCTTAAGCCTGATATGAACGTGCACTTGGTTCCCATGGAAGAATTCACTTCGTGCTTAAAAGACTTTCCCCAATCCCCAAACCAAAATTCACCGAGTCTCCACCAGAATCCCCAGCCCACAGTGACAGACCTCAGTACAGACAGGATTGATTTCTTCAGTGCTTTGGAGAAATTTGTGGAGCTTTCCCAGGAGAGCCGGTCACGCACCTGCTCCCATTCCAGGGCAGAGGAGCAAGGGAGTGGAAGGAATGGGGTCTCCAGGGTGCCTGTGCTGGAAGTGTCGCCTGCTGCAGATGGGGGTGTAGATGCTCGAAGGAACAGCTCTGGAAACTCTCCTCAGGCATCGGATGACTCTTCTACAGATGAAGAACAACAAAAG GATGTCCCTGAGCTGCCTAGCACAGGCCATCTCACGAGATCCCACTCggaaaatgccatttctgtgaaggaaattaTCACAGAGATTGAGTCAATCAACCAGGGAGCAGGACCAGCCCAGCAGAAAGAGGGTTCGGCCAACCTCGCCCAGACACCAAAGAGGAACACGGTGCATGACCTGCCAGTGGAGGCCATTTGGGCATCTGAAAAGGTGGAACAGAGTGAAGGAGCCAGTGCTGGACaccaggaaaaggagaaggaccCTCTACAAGCTGAGCAAGaagctgccccctccctgcaggcagcttcTGGTAAATCAGATCTGGAGGAAGGCAGCCCAGGGGGGGAGCAGCAAGAGCCTCATGGCTCCATCAACCCCAAGCCCAAGTGGTGCCCCGGCTCTGTCCGGCGAGCCACCCTGGAGTTCGAGGAGCGCTTGAGACAGGAGCAGGAGCACCAGCACGCGTCCCCAGTCTGTGTCTTACCCACCCGCAAGAACTCCAGAAATGACTCTCCCGCTGCCGAGCTCCTGCTGCGGGGGAAGAGCGAGGAGCTGCCCCTGGAGCTGGCTCCGGAGGGTGACAAGGTGCAGGGTCCAGGcactgaggagctgctgccgcctcctggggcagggctgcctgcaccccttGCCTCCCCTGCACTCGAGTCCTcacctgcagagcccagcccagagcagggagGAATGGCACAAGAGTGCAGGACAGTGGTGTCATTTGATGGGACGGAGGAgccatccctgccctccctccccacaaaGAGAATCGAAATCATTGAATATGCTCCCCCGGTCAAATCTGCAGAGCGCCCCGATGCAAGCTGTGAGCAGAGCGGGCTGGCCACAGCCACCCCGTCTTTAGATGAAAACTTGAACCCTTCGTTGTGCTCAGAGAAGGCACCAACCTGTCTCCGAGCTCTGACGCTGGTAAATCTCTCGCTGCCGGAGCACGCGGTACACAAGCAGGCCACCTCCACTGCGGGCAGCCCCAGCAAGGAGGGTGCTGGGTTATCTGTTCACCTCggtgctgcttctccctctgcccaggTGACCTCTACACCTTCAGCCAGCCTGGATCGCTCTTCTTACCCCTACGTAATTCACCTGGAAGGTGTCACCGAGCAGAGCACGGGTACAGACGATGAGCCGGTCACACCGTGTGGCGTTGAGGGAGACGCGACTCTCCCATTCAGGGACGAACCCAAGCCTCTCTGCAGGGGTGGTGCCAGCACCTCGAGGCAGCTGAGCGGCAAGGACTTCACCAGCCAATGTGCTGAAAACATGGACCTTGTGGACATCTCTTTCTTGTGTTACGGCCTCCCTCACAGCTCCAGTAGCCGCAGCGTGGAGGAGCGCAGCAACAGCCCCGGGCTGGTCAAGCAGCGAGCGAAGGAAATAGAGGCTCGGATCCGGCACGCGGGGCTCACCACACCCTCCCACATGAAACGCTCGGCATCTTTGGCCAAACTGGACTGCCTGGACCTCTCCAAGGACGACTTATCCGAGAGGGAATCGGCCTCTTCTGATGCCAACCCGGTGCTTCTCACCTGCGTTGCCCTCAGTCGAGGCTTTCGTGAGGGGAGTTTGGAGAGGGGCTCGGAAAGCGCGTGCGGAAAGCATCGCCTTTCCTCTCCGGAGCCCGCTAAGCATTTTGTGGAACAGCTCAGAACAGCCGAGTGCATTGCCCAGAGCAAACCGGTGGAGAGGCCGCTAGCTCAGTACGCCAAAGAGTGCGGCTCCAGCCAGCAGAGTTTGTTTTCCGGCACGGATCCGACATGGACTAGCTCCGAGGAGAGTCCCCCGCTGCTCCAGGTGCAGGTCCTGGACTCCTTGTCTCTGGCTCGTGGTCTGGCTGTTGCACCCCGGCAGCAGCACGGGAGAACTCACCCTCTGAGGAGGCTCAAAAAGACCAATGATAAAAAGCGGACAACCAATCCCCTCTACAATACTATGTGA